A single window of Meiothermus sp. DNA harbors:
- the ilvD gene encoding dihydroxy-acid dehydratase, which translates to MRSDIIKQGPQQAPARAMLRAVGIGDEEFKIPWVGIVNTWTEGMPCNFHLRDLAADLKIGAKEAGFQTFEFGAPAISDGISMGTVGMRASLVSREVIADSIELIAQGYLYDGMVALVACDKTNPGAMMGVIRANVPSLVLYGGSIAPGLLRGKKQTVVSVFEAVGQYAAGKISEAELAEVERTAIPGPGACGGQYTANTMAMVLEVMGFSPIGYNAIPAVVPEKKAAGRRAMQVLAEAIKAGRTPKSFLTKKSFTNAIAAVAATGGSTNAVLHLLAIAKEAGIKLTLEEFDKISRKTPVIADMRPWGQYTAWELWEAGGIPLVIRRLIEGGLIDGDQMTITGKTLWEETKNAKETKGQKVVVKAEKAFKPEGGLRVLKGSLAPDGAVLKLAGTETKVHRGPARVFDGEQSAMKAVLKKQIKPGDVVVIRYEGPKGAPGMPEMLSVTSALVGEGLGPHVALVTDGRFSGGTKGLMIGHVAPEAFVGGPIALVKEGDIISIDCDKGILNLEVSAKELAKRAKAWKPPKPHYKSGLFARYAALVSSAREGAVLEKPE; encoded by the coding sequence ATGCGTTCCGACATCATCAAACAAGGCCCCCAACAAGCTCCCGCCCGGGCCATGCTCCGCGCGGTGGGCATCGGCGATGAGGAGTTCAAGATTCCCTGGGTAGGCATCGTGAATACCTGGACCGAAGGGATGCCCTGCAACTTCCACCTGCGCGACCTGGCCGCGGACCTGAAGATTGGGGCCAAAGAGGCCGGGTTCCAGACCTTCGAGTTCGGCGCTCCGGCCATCTCCGACGGTATCAGCATGGGTACGGTGGGGATGCGGGCCTCGCTGGTGAGCCGCGAGGTGATCGCCGACTCCATTGAGCTAATTGCCCAGGGCTACCTCTACGACGGCATGGTGGCGCTGGTGGCCTGCGACAAGACTAACCCCGGCGCCATGATGGGGGTCATCCGGGCCAACGTGCCCAGCCTGGTGCTCTATGGCGGCTCCATTGCCCCTGGCCTCCTGCGCGGCAAAAAGCAGACCGTGGTCTCGGTATTCGAGGCGGTGGGTCAGTATGCCGCGGGCAAAATTAGCGAGGCAGAGCTGGCCGAGGTCGAGCGCACCGCCATCCCCGGCCCCGGCGCCTGCGGCGGGCAGTACACCGCCAACACCATGGCCATGGTGCTGGAGGTGATGGGCTTCTCCCCCATCGGCTACAACGCCATCCCGGCCGTTGTACCTGAGAAAAAAGCAGCAGGCCGAAGGGCCATGCAGGTGCTGGCCGAGGCCATCAAGGCAGGCCGCACCCCCAAAAGCTTCCTGACCAAAAAGAGCTTCACCAACGCCATCGCCGCCGTAGCTGCTACCGGCGGCTCCACCAACGCGGTGCTGCACCTGCTGGCGATTGCCAAAGAGGCAGGGATTAAGCTCACCCTCGAGGAGTTCGACAAAATCTCGCGCAAAACCCCGGTAATTGCCGACATGCGCCCTTGGGGCCAGTACACCGCCTGGGAACTTTGGGAGGCCGGCGGCATTCCGCTGGTGATCCGCCGCTTGATTGAAGGCGGCCTGATTGACGGCGACCAGATGACCATCACCGGCAAAACCCTGTGGGAGGAGACCAAAAACGCCAAAGAAACCAAGGGCCAAAAGGTGGTGGTCAAGGCCGAGAAGGCCTTCAAGCCCGAGGGCGGCCTCCGGGTGCTGAAAGGTTCACTGGCCCCCGACGGCGCGGTGCTCAAGCTGGCCGGCACCGAGACCAAGGTGCATAGGGGCCCGGCCCGGGTCTTCGACGGCGAGCAAAGCGCCATGAAGGCCGTGCTCAAAAAGCAGATCAAGCCCGGTGACGTGGTGGTGATCCGCTACGAAGGCCCCAAGGGTGCGCCCGGCATGCCCGAGATGCTCTCGGTGACCTCGGCCCTGGTAGGCGAGGGGCTGGGCCCCCACGTGGCCCTGGTGACCGACGGGCGCTTTAGCGGCGGCACCAAGGGCCTGATGATCGGGCACGTGGCCCCCGAGGCCTTTGTGGGCGGCCCCATCGCGCTGGTCAAGGAGGGCGACATCATCTCGATTGACTGCGACAAGGGCATTTTGAACCTGGAAGTATCTGCAAAAGAACTCGCCAAACGGGCCAAAGCCTGGAAACCCCCCAAGCCGCACTACAAAAGCGGCCTGTTCGCCCGCTACGCGGCGCTGGTGAGCAGTGCGCGGGAGGGGGCGGTTTTGGAGAAGCCTGAATAG
- a CDS encoding SDR family NAD(P)-dependent oxidoreductase: protein MKLKNQTFIITGASRGIGEALALELAKAGANLVIGARNAKALEFVRNEVQSLGVRCESVAGSAAHSAVAEALVAAAMQIGHFVGFIHNAGVLNAGPLAYELIEAQYDEIMDSNVKGGYQLARFAYPPLIRQPGSVAVFLGSGVAEHNIPGMGIYAIAKAAEEHLARQLALEAPEVTCFTYRPGIVETEMQRQLREAQGSASETLRPLFRGYQSQGRILTPEQSAKALVRILEGDPRRFHGKIASVHDS, encoded by the coding sequence ATGAAACTCAAAAACCAGACCTTCATCATCACCGGGGCCAGTCGGGGTATCGGCGAGGCTTTGGCCCTCGAGCTGGCCAAAGCCGGGGCCAACCTGGTCATTGGGGCCCGTAACGCCAAAGCGCTCGAGTTCGTGCGCAACGAGGTGCAAAGCCTGGGCGTGCGCTGCGAATCGGTGGCCGGAAGTGCCGCCCATAGCGCCGTAGCCGAGGCCCTGGTCGCAGCGGCGATGCAAATCGGGCACTTTGTGGGCTTCATCCACAACGCCGGGGTGCTGAACGCGGGGCCCCTGGCCTACGAGCTGATCGAGGCCCAGTACGACGAAATCATGGATTCAAATGTCAAGGGAGGCTACCAGCTGGCCCGCTTTGCCTATCCCCCCCTGATCCGCCAGCCCGGCAGCGTCGCGGTGTTTCTGGGTTCGGGGGTGGCCGAGCACAACATCCCGGGCATGGGCATCTATGCCATCGCCAAAGCCGCCGAGGAACACCTGGCCCGGCAGCTCGCGCTCGAGGCCCCCGAGGTCACCTGTTTCACCTACCGCCCCGGCATCGTGGAAACCGAGATGCAGCGGCAGCTTCGGGAGGCCCAGGGAAGCGCCAGCGAGACCCTGAGGCCCTTGTTCCGGGGCTATCAAAGCCAGGGTCGTATCCTCACCCCCGAGCAGTCGGCTAAGGCCCTGGTGCGCATCCTCGAGGGTGACCCCCGGCGCTTCCACGGTAAAATAGCTTCAGTACACGATTCTTAG
- a CDS encoding sodium:proton antiporter, which translates to METLMAFLVGGLTAVGVYLMLRPHLIQFLIGFLVLGNAANLLIFTSGRLGSAFPPLVQPGGAVLEPYANPLPQALILTAIVIGFALAAFGIVLFFRAEQVLKTLNAEAMPERLGAVPAPSPVDEVREEQV; encoded by the coding sequence ATGGAAACCCTGATGGCCTTTTTAGTGGGCGGCCTGACCGCGGTGGGGGTCTACCTGATGCTTAGGCCCCACCTGATCCAGTTTCTGATTGGCTTTCTGGTGCTGGGCAACGCCGCCAACCTGCTGATTTTCACCTCCGGTCGGCTGGGCAGTGCATTTCCGCCGCTGGTGCAGCCAGGCGGCGCGGTGCTGGAGCCCTATGCCAACCCCCTGCCCCAGGCCCTGATCCTGACCGCCATCGTGATCGGCTTCGCCCTGGCGGCTTTTGGCATCGTGCTTTTCTTCCGGGCCGAGCAGGTGCTAAAGACGCTCAACGCCGAGGCCATGCCGGAGAGGCTCGGGGCCGTCCCCGCCCCCTCGCCGGTGGACGAGGTTCGGGAGGAACAGGTATGA
- a CDS encoding nuclear transport factor 2 family protein produces the protein MKLDTIEDAIEASHRALESIIRGDIEPFMALYSDAEDITIGNPFGPFACGRAATRTAGLRAAGNYSEGTILGFDRIATHTSDTLACVVEMERFSVRLASAPEVATVALRVTSLFRLEGSGWRLVHRHADPIAGIRPVQSVTG, from the coding sequence ATGAAGCTCGATACGATTGAAGATGCCATCGAAGCGAGTCATCGTGCGCTCGAATCAATCATCAGGGGCGATATCGAGCCGTTCATGGCGCTCTATTCGGACGCAGAAGACATTACGATCGGCAATCCATTTGGCCCGTTTGCATGTGGCCGTGCGGCAACTCGAACTGCAGGTTTGAGAGCGGCGGGCAATTACTCCGAAGGAACGATTCTTGGGTTCGACCGGATTGCTACGCACACGAGTGACACGCTGGCTTGTGTGGTGGAGATGGAACGATTCTCCGTAAGGCTTGCATCGGCGCCAGAAGTTGCGACGGTCGCCCTGCGGGTAACCAGCCTGTTTCGCCTTGAAGGCAGCGGCTGGAGGCTCGTTCACCGGCACGCTGACCCGATTGCCGGCATCCGGCCGGTACAATCGGTAACAGGGTAA
- a CDS encoding dihydrofolate reductase family protein produces MKTQYYTATSLDGFIATEDDSLDWLFPLGDLNSSSYPEFISGVGALAMGSATYEWMIRNSEKVIAETGAAWPYTQPAWIFSSRTLPAIEGANIRFVNGDVRRVHAEMQAAAGSKNVWIVGGGDLAGQFYDAGLLDELIVQIGSATLGKGKPLFPRRVLNPVLRLVSVRQMGTGMVELRYEVHKGDSSGTA; encoded by the coding sequence ATGAAAACGCAGTATTACACCGCCACGAGCCTCGACGGCTTCATCGCAACAGAAGACGACTCGCTGGACTGGCTTTTCCCTCTCGGCGACCTGAATAGCTCTAGCTACCCAGAGTTCATCTCGGGCGTGGGCGCATTAGCCATGGGATCGGCAACCTACGAGTGGATGATACGCAATTCAGAAAAGGTTATTGCTGAGACTGGCGCGGCGTGGCCATATACCCAACCGGCCTGGATATTTTCCAGTCGCACGCTTCCAGCAATCGAAGGCGCGAATATCCGATTCGTTAATGGAGATGTGCGCCGCGTCCATGCTGAAATGCAGGCTGCTGCTGGCAGCAAGAACGTCTGGATAGTCGGAGGCGGTGATCTCGCTGGGCAATTCTATGATGCCGGCCTGCTGGACGAGCTGATTGTTCAGATCGGTTCAGCCACTCTCGGCAAAGGCAAGCCGCTTTTCCCTCGCAGAGTGTTAAATCCGGTTTTACGCTTGGTCTCTGTTCGCCAGATGGGTACTGGAATGGTTGAGTTGCGCTATGAAGTACATAAAGGCGATTCGAGTGGAACCGCCTAA
- the leuC gene encoding 3-isopropylmalate dehydratase large subunit: MGKSLFQKVWESHAIRTLPNGQTQLFIDTHLIHEVTSPQAFGMLRDLGLKVRFPDRTFATVDHIVPTHSLLEPFEDPQADEMIRHLRKNVQDFGITFFDVTSGLQGIVHVIGPENGITQPGMTIACGDSHTSTHGAFGAIAFGIGTTQVRDVLATQTMAVSKLKVRRINVNGKLRPGVYAKDVILHIIKVLGVNGGIGYAYEYGGEVFDRFSMEERMTVCNMSIEGGARIGYVNPDQTTFDYLKGRPYVPKGAEWDKAVERWKALASDPDAHYDDVVNIRAEDIAPTVTWGINPGQGCAITDRVPDPAHYPESQRAAIEEALAHMKLQPGQPIKGVKVDVAFLGSCTNGRLSDFREAAKYLKGRKVAPGVRAIAVPGSQQVAKACEEEGIDQIFIEAGFEWRGAGCSMCLAMNPDKLVGDELCASSSNRNFKGRQGSATGRTVLMSPVMVVAAAVTGRISDAREVFGAELVGA; the protein is encoded by the coding sequence ACGAGGTCACCAGCCCCCAGGCTTTTGGAATGCTACGCGACCTCGGGCTCAAGGTGCGCTTCCCCGATCGCACCTTTGCCACGGTAGACCACATTGTGCCCACCCACAGCCTGCTCGAGCCCTTCGAAGACCCCCAGGCCGACGAGATGATCCGTCACCTGCGCAAAAACGTACAGGACTTCGGCATCACCTTCTTCGACGTGACCTCTGGGCTTCAGGGCATTGTACACGTGATCGGCCCGGAAAACGGCATCACCCAGCCCGGCATGACCATCGCCTGCGGCGACTCCCACACCTCCACCCACGGGGCCTTTGGCGCTATCGCCTTTGGGATCGGCACCACCCAGGTGCGCGATGTGCTGGCCACCCAGACCATGGCCGTGAGCAAGCTCAAGGTGCGGCGGATTAACGTGAACGGCAAGCTGCGCCCGGGGGTGTATGCCAAGGACGTGATCCTGCACATCATCAAGGTGCTGGGGGTGAACGGGGGCATCGGCTACGCCTATGAGTACGGCGGCGAGGTGTTCGACCGCTTCAGCATGGAAGAGCGCATGACGGTCTGCAACATGAGTATCGAAGGGGGCGCTCGCATCGGCTATGTCAACCCCGACCAGACCACCTTCGACTACCTTAAGGGCCGCCCCTACGTGCCCAAAGGCGCCGAGTGGGACAAAGCCGTTGAGCGCTGGAAGGCCCTGGCCTCCGACCCCGATGCCCACTACGACGATGTGGTCAACATCCGCGCCGAGGATATTGCCCCTACCGTGACCTGGGGCATCAACCCCGGCCAGGGCTGCGCCATCACCGACCGCGTCCCCGACCCCGCCCACTATCCCGAGTCGCAGCGGGCAGCCATCGAGGAGGCCCTGGCCCACATGAAGCTCCAGCCCGGCCAGCCCATCAAAGGCGTCAAGGTGGATGTGGCTTTTTTGGGCAGTTGCACCAACGGCCGCCTCTCGGACTTCCGTGAAGCCGCCAAATACCTCAAGGGCCGCAAGGTAGCCCCGGGAGTACGGGCCATCGCGGTGCCGGGCTCGCAGCAGGTGGCCAAAGCCTGCGAGGAGGAGGGGATAGACCAAATCTTCATCGAGGCCGGGTTCGAGTGGCGGGGCGCCGGGTGCAGCATGTGCCTGGCCATGAACCCCGACAAGCTGGTAGGGGACGAACTTTGCGCCTCCTCCTCTAACCGCAACTTCAAGGGCCGCCAGGGCAGCGCCACCGGACGCACGGTGCTCATGAGTCCGGTGATGGTGGTGGCAGCGGCGGTTACGGGCCGCATCAGCGATGCGCGGGAGGTGTTTGGGGCCGAGCTGGTGGGCGCGTAG
- a CDS encoding putative monovalent cation/H+ antiporter subunit A, with protein MTLAVISAFLGALLAPLFHRWLGHRAGWGLALLPLGLTVYFASLLPGVVAGNPVRHSAAWVPTLSVNFSFYLDGLSLLFALLITGIGTFIVIYTGGYLKGHPDLGRFYLVLLLFMASMLGLVLADNIVTLFVMWELTSLTSYLLIGFNHTEFRSRRAATQALFVTAGGGLALLAGLILLAGMGGSWEISELLAKGEVLRAHPWYLGALVLVLLGAFTKSAQFPFHFWLPNAMEAPTPVSAYLHSATMVKAGVYLLARLQPALGGTEVWSSTLMAFGLATLLTGATLTFRHTDLKRLLAYSTVAALGALVFAIGMVPLTSYYGAVGFATFLLAHSLYKGGLFMAAGAVDHEAGTRDINQLSGLFRAMPITGVAVVLAALSLAGLPPVLGFIGKEALYTASLGAAPAWMTGLAVLGFAVGATLALILTVPFFRGRPPEGVHEGSPSLWLGPVVLAGLGLLVGLFPGLYNPLADAVASAVKGAPIAYHLKLWHGFNLPLLLSLVTVLLGVGLYFLYPRLQAWMAQDPVPGPENGYVALLRGLLRLAQRLEQILQSGSLRAYLVWVFAGLSGLVGLALWRSGPLPWPGEASAVNAAQVVLMALMLLGALLALRLRSHLAMVVVAGIVGAGVALLFLLQNAPDLSITQFLVETLTAILIALVLLQIRNIGEVPRGRFLDKAVALLFGSLVTVLMLGMLAEPMELHLSHFFAQKSLPEGFGRNIVNVILVDFRGLDTFGEMTVVGLAGLGVYALLKRRRREEKP; from the coding sequence ATGACACTTGCGGTAATATCGGCTTTTTTGGGTGCACTGCTTGCACCGCTCTTCCACCGCTGGCTGGGTCACCGGGCGGGCTGGGGGCTGGCCCTGTTGCCCCTGGGCCTTACGGTGTACTTTGCCAGTCTGCTGCCGGGCGTGGTAGCAGGCAACCCGGTGCGGCATAGCGCGGCCTGGGTGCCTACCCTCTCGGTCAACTTTTCCTTTTACCTGGACGGGCTTTCGCTCCTATTTGCCCTGCTCATCACAGGCATCGGCACCTTCATCGTGATCTATACCGGCGGCTACCTCAAAGGCCACCCCGACCTGGGGCGCTTCTATCTGGTTCTCCTGCTCTTCATGGCCTCCATGCTGGGGCTGGTGCTGGCCGACAACATCGTGACGCTGTTTGTGATGTGGGAGCTCACCAGCCTCACCTCCTATCTGCTGATCGGGTTCAACCACACCGAGTTCCGCTCGCGCCGAGCGGCCACCCAGGCGCTATTTGTCACGGCAGGGGGTGGGCTGGCCCTGCTGGCGGGGCTGATCCTGCTGGCGGGGATGGGGGGTTCGTGGGAGATTTCCGAGCTGCTCGCCAAGGGCGAGGTGCTACGGGCGCACCCGTGGTACCTGGGCGCGCTGGTGCTGGTGCTCTTAGGGGCTTTTACCAAGTCGGCCCAGTTCCCCTTCCACTTCTGGCTCCCCAACGCTATGGAGGCGCCCACCCCGGTCTCGGCCTACCTGCACTCGGCCACCATGGTCAAGGCCGGGGTGTATCTGCTGGCCCGGCTCCAGCCCGCCCTTGGCGGCACCGAGGTCTGGAGCAGCACCCTGATGGCCTTTGGGCTGGCCACCCTGCTCACCGGGGCCACCCTCACCTTCCGCCACACCGACCTCAAGCGGCTTTTGGCCTACTCCACGGTGGCCGCGCTGGGGGCCCTGGTCTTTGCGATTGGGATGGTGCCCCTTACCAGCTACTACGGGGCGGTGGGTTTTGCCACCTTCCTGCTGGCCCACTCGCTCTACAAGGGGGGGCTCTTCATGGCGGCGGGGGCTGTGGATCACGAGGCCGGCACCCGCGATATCAACCAGCTCTCGGGCCTCTTTCGGGCCATGCCCATCACGGGGGTGGCGGTGGTGCTGGCAGCCCTGTCGCTGGCCGGGCTACCGCCGGTGCTGGGGTTCATTGGAAAAGAGGCCCTTTACACGGCCTCCCTAGGGGCAGCGCCGGCCTGGATGACTGGGCTGGCGGTGCTGGGCTTTGCGGTGGGGGCTACCCTGGCCCTCATCCTCACGGTGCCCTTTTTCAGGGGCCGGCCCCCCGAGGGGGTGCACGAGGGATCCCCGAGCCTCTGGCTGGGGCCGGTGGTGCTGGCGGGGCTGGGCCTTCTGGTGGGGCTTTTCCCGGGGCTTTACAACCCCCTGGCCGATGCCGTGGCCAGCGCGGTGAAAGGAGCACCTATTGCGTATCACCTGAAGCTCTGGCACGGCTTCAACCTGCCGCTGCTGTTGAGCCTGGTTACGGTGCTTCTGGGTGTGGGGCTTTACTTCCTCTACCCCCGGCTCCAGGCCTGGATGGCCCAAGACCCCGTCCCCGGCCCCGAAAACGGCTATGTGGCCCTGCTACGGGGGCTCTTGCGGCTGGCCCAGCGCCTCGAGCAAATTCTGCAAAGCGGCTCGCTGCGGGCCTATCTGGTCTGGGTGTTTGCGGGCCTATCGGGGCTGGTGGGGCTGGCCCTGTGGCGGAGCGGCCCGCTGCCCTGGCCCGGTGAAGCCTCCGCTGTCAACGCGGCCCAGGTCGTGCTGATGGCCCTGATGTTGCTGGGGGCCCTGCTGGCGCTGCGGCTGCGCTCGCACCTGGCGATGGTGGTGGTGGCGGGCATTGTGGGGGCCGGGGTGGCGCTATTGTTCCTGCTGCAAAACGCCCCCGATCTCTCGATAACCCAGTTTTTGGTCGAGACCCTTACCGCCATCCTGATTGCCCTGGTGCTGCTGCAAATCCGCAACATCGGCGAGGTGCCCAGGGGCCGCTTTTTGGACAAAGCGGTGGCGCTCTTGTTTGGCAGTCTCGTGACCGTGCTGATGCTGGGGATGCTGGCGGAGCCGATGGAGCTGCACCTGAGCCACTTCTTTGCCCAGAAGAGCCTGCCCGAGGGCTTCGGGCGCAACATCGTGAACGTGATATTGGTGGACTTCCGGGGTCTGGACACCTTTGGCGAGATGACCGTGGTGGGGCTGGCTGGCCTGGGGGTCTACGCTCTCTTGAAGCGCCGGCGCCGGGAGGAGAAGCCGTGA
- the leuB gene encoding 3-isopropylmalate dehydrogenase has translation MPKIALLPGDGIGPEVTYAAVDVLKAADQAFGLGLEFEAFPFGGNAIDSHGEPFPEVTQKGCLAADAILLGAIGGPKWDNVPRHLRAETGLLALRKAHGLFANLRPAKVLPGLEHLSPLKPEIARGVDVLVIRELTGGIYFGEPRGMSEAEGWNTERYSKPEVERIARVAFDAARKRRGLVCSVDKANVLEVGEFWRKTVDEVHRDYPDVALEHQYVDAMAMHLVTRPSRFDVVVTGNIFGDILSDLASVLPGSLGLLPSASLGEKPPLFEPVHGSAPDIAGKGIANPTAAILSAAMLLTHALNRPDIAKRVEDAVTAALSTNPTPDLGGKASTQDFTQQVVESFHKVLA, from the coding sequence ATGCCCAAGATTGCCCTGCTTCCCGGTGACGGCATCGGCCCCGAGGTGACCTATGCCGCGGTTGACGTGCTCAAAGCCGCCGACCAGGCCTTTGGTCTGGGCCTCGAGTTCGAGGCCTTCCCCTTTGGCGGGAATGCCATAGATAGCCACGGCGAGCCCTTCCCCGAGGTAACCCAGAAAGGCTGCCTGGCCGCCGACGCCATCCTGCTGGGGGCCATCGGCGGCCCCAAGTGGGACAATGTGCCCCGCCACCTGCGGGCCGAGACTGGCCTGCTGGCCCTGCGCAAGGCCCATGGCCTTTTTGCCAACCTGCGCCCGGCCAAGGTGCTCCCCGGTTTGGAGCACCTCTCCCCCCTCAAGCCCGAAATTGCCCGGGGTGTGGACGTGCTGGTGATCCGCGAGCTGACCGGCGGCATCTACTTCGGGGAGCCCCGCGGCATGAGCGAGGCCGAGGGCTGGAACACCGAGCGCTACAGCAAGCCCGAAGTCGAGCGCATTGCCCGGGTGGCCTTCGATGCGGCCCGTAAACGGCGGGGCCTGGTCTGCAGTGTGGACAAAGCCAACGTGCTCGAGGTGGGCGAGTTTTGGCGCAAGACCGTAGATGAGGTACACCGAGACTACCCCGATGTGGCCCTGGAGCACCAGTACGTGGACGCCATGGCCATGCACCTGGTCACCCGGCCCAGCCGCTTTGATGTGGTGGTGACCGGTAACATTTTTGGCGATATTCTCTCCGACCTGGCCAGCGTGCTGCCGGGTTCGCTGGGCCTGCTGCCCTCGGCCAGCCTGGGCGAGAAACCCCCCCTCTTCGAACCCGTCCACGGCTCGGCCCCCGACATCGCCGGGAAGGGCATCGCCAACCCCACCGCCGCCATCCTGTCGGCAGCCATGCTGCTGACCCATGCCCTGAACCGCCCGGACATCGCCAAACGGGTGGAGGACGCAGTGACAGCAGCCCTCTCCACCAACCCCACCCCCGACCTGGGGGGCAAGGCCAGTACCCAGGATTTCACCCAGCAGGTGGTGGAAAGTTTCCACAAAGTTTTGGCCTGA
- the leuD gene encoding 3-isopropylmalate dehydratase small subunit, giving the protein MALEAIRQVTGRAVHVPGDDIDTDRITPARYLKVVTFDGLGEALFHDERFNPDGSEKPHPLNDPRFKGASIMLVGANFGCGSSREHSPQAIYRAGFRALIGESFAEIFFGNATTLSMPCVTASKAEIEALAQAVEANPALEVTLDVERLEVRYGEQSFPVNLPATAQKALVEGRWDPIADLLEAGDLLEQASARLPKAVRS; this is encoded by the coding sequence ATGGCTTTAGAAGCAATTAGACAGGTTACCGGGCGGGCTGTGCATGTACCCGGCGACGACATCGACACCGACCGCATCACCCCCGCGCGCTACCTGAAGGTGGTCACTTTCGACGGACTGGGCGAGGCCCTCTTCCACGATGAGCGCTTCAATCCGGACGGCTCGGAAAAACCCCACCCCCTGAACGACCCCCGCTTCAAGGGAGCTTCGATCATGCTGGTCGGGGCCAACTTCGGCTGCGGCAGCAGCCGCGAGCACTCACCACAGGCCATCTACCGGGCGGGCTTCCGGGCGCTTATTGGGGAGAGTTTCGCCGAGATTTTCTTTGGCAACGCCACCACCCTCTCCATGCCCTGCGTAACCGCTTCCAAGGCAGAGATCGAGGCCCTGGCCCAGGCGGTAGAGGCCAACCCGGCCCTCGAGGTCACCCTGGATGTGGAGCGGCTCGAGGTGCGCTACGGCGAGCAGTCCTTCCCGGTCAACCTGCCCGCTACCGCCCAGAAGGCCCTGGTGGAGGGCCGCTGGGATCCGATTGCCGACCTGCTGGAGGCGGGGGACTTACTCGAGCAAGCCTCGGCCCGGCTGCCCAAAGCTGTACGGAGCTAA
- a CDS encoding Na+/H+ antiporter subunit B, with translation MNTLILKTTSRFLFTLLLLLSVFLLFRGHNEPGGGFIGALVAVGAYALYALAHGLTAACKLLPLPPLRLVGWGLLVALLSALVALFLGKPLMTGVWFSLFGVKVGTPVIFDIGVYLTVFGALLSAIFGLEETADRTPEEAP, from the coding sequence GTGAATACGCTGATTTTGAAAACCACCTCGAGGTTCCTCTTCACCTTGTTGCTTTTGCTCTCGGTCTTCCTGCTGTTCCGGGGCCACAACGAGCCGGGCGGGGGCTTTATCGGGGCACTGGTGGCGGTGGGGGCCTATGCGCTTTATGCCCTGGCCCACGGGCTCACGGCGGCCTGCAAGCTGCTGCCCCTGCCCCCTTTGCGGCTGGTGGGCTGGGGGTTGCTGGTGGCCCTGCTGAGCGCGCTGGTGGCCCTTTTTCTGGGCAAACCGCTCATGACCGGCGTCTGGTTCAGCCTGTTTGGGGTGAAGGTGGGCACCCCGGTCATCTTCGACATCGGGGTGTATCTGACCGTGTTTGGAGCCCTGTTGTCGGCTATTTTTGGCCTCGAGGAAACCGCCGACCGCACCCCCGAGGAGGCCCCCTGA